CACTTGTAATACATCTATTCGTGTTCGTTCTGACCCTAAAACTAACGGTGATGCCGGTGATGTGATTGGTCAAGCATATAATGGGTGCACGATAAGCTTTTCAAGAACCAGTGATACAAAATTCTGTCGCATTGGCGGAAAAAAATATTTGATGGCGCGATGTGATTTTACGAATAATAAAGCGTTTCAAGGTAATCAACAAACCGTTAAGTTAACATCAGGCTGGATTGCCATCACTGATGCTTACGTAAAAGTGAATGAAAAATCGGATATTTTAGATTTTAATGATGAAAATACGCCTGTTACGTCAACGAATATTCCTGTGAAAGCCGGTGAGCCTATCGGCTACTTAGGCCGTTTTGACGTGTTAATTTATGATCAAGAGCGGGGGTATGTGGCAGATAAAAGATATCAGCTTCATCATGAATTAATTTCGCTCGATAAACCACCAAAAGCCTTTTTAACCGCATTCTTCGGCGATGAAAAAGCGGCCAACTTACAATTTGCATCGGATGAAAATTCACATGGATATCTTCTCAAGAAAGATCCAAGTGATTTTTTCCGCGATCTAGCGTTATGCGCTAAAAAGTCAGTAACCAACGCTGAAAAGTGTGACGCTGTCACAGTTGAAGATGATGAGCTAAAATCGGTATTGCTACCTCAAGACGCGAGTAAGTTGACGGTCGTGCAACACACGAGTGAGTGGTATCATAAGTCTGATACTAGTTTGCTATTTCAAGAGTTAACGTATTTGTTTGGTGATAATAAAAGACTTAAACATGAAAAAGACCGTGCAGACCAATTGGCCTGGATGCAAGACACTGCGTTGTTTAAAGATAATGCTGTAGTGTGGAACTGGTGGCCTATAAGTAGTAACATTTTATATAAATATACTTGTCGAGATAATAATATAGTTGTAAAAGCGACCAGATATAATTCAGTGATGGGACCTGTAATTTGGGGAAATCATTCATTAGATTCTGTTAATGAAATTTGGGATAAATTAATAGACAATTCAACGATTACTCAAAATGAAAGTATAATTATAAAGAGTATGGCTAAAAATGAAGGTAAATTGGATTCTGTGCAGAGTTATGATAGTGAATTACTCACTGCTGGAGCAATGCAAAAGACGATAAAAGTAGAAGGGAATGGTGAGTTATTAGAACAATTAATTAAATTTAGTGAGAACAATAAAAAAGAATATATTGAGTATTTTTATGATTATGGATGGATTATTAAAAATGATAACTTGTTTTTTCAACATCAAGATATAGCAGATGGAAGGTTATTATCAGGAAATGAATTAAAAACGATAATAAGATCGTCATGTATAGGAAAGAATGTTGGAGATGTGATTGATTGTATACCTATAAAAAATCTAGGTTATTCAATCCAACAAGATGCATATGTTAAGTTACAAATATTAGATTTTGTGAAAAGGCTCAGATTTGTCTTAAATTCTCAAATAACGATAAAAAATAACTCACACACAATTGGTAGTATTTTTACTGATAATTTATCTCGAGCTGTAATTTTAGATCAAAGTGTTAATAGGCCAGGATACGTTAAGCGAGATCTGGAATTGGCAATAAATACTTATATTAAAAATAGTAATATAAGCTCAATTATTGACTCTTTGGACGATGATAACAGAGGTGACGTAATAGAAGGTATATTAAGAATATACAAATCAAATAGAAGAATGACTGATTCAATAAAAAGATTTGAAAATATTGAGGAAATATTAAATGCATAAATTTAATATATTGACTTTGACGTTAATAAGTTTTAGTTTTTCTGCTTATTCACAGTTATTAAGTGTGAGTAAAAATAATATCATTTACAATGATAATTTAAATTTGTATTCAGATGTTAATAAGTTTTCATTTGGGCAACCGAGCGATATATTTAACTTTTCGCCTGATAAAAAATATGTATTAATTCAAAGGATAGAGAACTATACTTTATATGACAGTAATAATAAAAAAATAAATGGGTCAAAAAATTATTGTGATGTAATACGATTAAGTGATGGTTGTCCTATCAGTTACTTTTCTGGTGCTATTTGTGGTGCATACTGGAATAATAGCAATGAGTTAGTATGGTATGATGGAACTGTAAGTATAAACGATAGAGACGTGAAATTATTAAATCCACATAAACTATCTAAGTTCATCGAGCAACAAGGATTAGTTTATAATATATCCGCATACTCAAGATGTTATCCTGTCAATGTTAATAATAAAGACTCTTATGAAAAAATAGAGTTTTATTTAAATAAAACAAATAGACTTAAAGAGGCGAAAGAACTTAATAATAAATTAAAGAATATCGATAATTAAAATTATTAATATAAATAGTTATGAATTGAATTTACCCCAAAAAAGGTGATGGCTAAGTCCTGATTTCGAAAATTGTTGTGTTCAGGACTAAAATTTTTCTGCAGGGGTTAAATAATTCTGTGTAACAATCAGTGTATTTTAATATTTACCCTTGATATTTTTATATTGAAAAAATAATATTATTAGTTATTGGGCCAAGGAGAATTAAGTGTATAAATTCATATGGTTAATTGGTCTAAGTTCATATTTTTCGAATTGCAGTAATGCGGTTGAATTAAATACTGATAATTTCCCCAATTTAAAATCAACATCAACATCAACATATTCATATACTATTGGTAAGTCAGTTATACATAGCGATTACTCTATAATATTCGATTCGTTTCTTGGTAGCGATGGGAATACTTCCTGTGTTATTCCTGTTTATGATGGGGAAATAGAAAATAAATATTGCTTAACGAGTGCGATTGATTATAGTGAACATAAAATGAAACAATATTTTTATGCTGTTAACTTGGGTCATATAGACATACAAAATTTTACAGACAAAGACGTAAAAGTTAACTATTCCTCCGTATCTAGTGTTAAAAAACATAAATTTATTTTTAATAAGGTTCCAGTCTTAAGTGTATCTGGCAAAGTTGAGCATAGAGCGACATGTTCATTATCAATAGATGATATAAGTGATCCTGAATTCCCAGTTTTAAATATCGAATCGACAATATGTGAATTAGGACAGTAGTTTTTTAGTAAGTGAATACAAATATGATCCTCAGACACTATCCTTTTTGGCAATGATTATTCACAATGAAGTAGAAGAAATAAATCTTGGCTAGAGCCATTATGTGCTTTTATACGTAAGCTTGGATGTTGTAATACTTAACGCTGAAAACTCTTTGTCCAAAAGAAAGGAACAGTTCAGACAACGAACGATACTTTGATAGTTAGGTGATATTTCAAGGTGAATAAGTTACGAACTTGTTGTATGACTGGTGAAACGATAATAGGCTAAGGAGTGTCTCTTCTATGTACGTTATAAATTATTTTAATATAATCAAAGAGATTATGTAATATGGATAATTTTTTCATCATAATTATCTTTAGTTTGTTCATCAACTTTTCAGCATCAGCTAATCAGATTAAAAACTATACTGTAGATGTCGATATTAATAACGACGGTAATGTAGATAAAATTGAAATATTTAATAATGAATTATATTTTTATTTGAATAAAAACAATACCTATAAATTGATTGATCACATCAACGATTTTTCTAGCGATGGTGGATATTCGCTAACGTCTGTAACTTCAGATACAAATTTATTAAAACTTAGCTACAGTTTTTCTAACAGTAATGCTGAAAAATTAGATATATATCTTTCTTATGATGAAACTCTTTTTTTGACAAAAATAATAGGAACGCATAGCTTTCCATTTGATTATGATAATCGAATTGAATCTTGTACGAAATTTATAAATAAAAAACTGATAAATAAAATAGCTCTTGAGGAAGACTTGTTAGACTTCAGTAAAAGCCAATGTATAAATGAGTTTGAAATTACTGATTCACTTAAAGATTTTATAAAAAGAGCTAAATATGAAAGCAAAGATAAATTAATGTTAGTAAGCCGTTACAAAAAACTAATGACTCTATATCCTATAACAAAAAGAAATGAATATATTTATAATAATATTGGATATTTTTTATATAAAAAAGAGATGTTTAAAGAATCTATTTACATACTTAATGAAGTAATTAGTTTTGATAGTAATAGGGTTTTTGCGTTATTAAATATTGCTGATGATTATTGGTTTGACCAACATAAAAAAGATGCGTATAAATATTATTTAATATATATCAATCTTATGAAAAAATTAGGTAAAGAAAATAAAATACCCAAATATGTTGATGAGCGTTTAATATATTATAAGAACAATTAATAAAGGGAATTAGGCTCTAACACAGATTAATCTAATTATAGCGAATCATAAATTGTTGCCTAAGAGCCTGCATTACTTTTTAAGGTGAAACATATCGTTCAGATTTTCATGACGTTACAACTGAGTTCCAAAATGTACGTTGGAAACTTTTTCAGCAAGTATTGTTATCAGGATATACATTTTAGTTAGAATTGGAATTTATGTAAGTTTGGATAAAAGGTAAATCCCCACCTTTAGGTACGACAAAGTGACTAGTGATCTTGGTTATGTAGAAGAAGAATAGTGCGCTACGATAGAACAGAAAATTTATAAATTGACTTTAAAACTCGGTATTTTATGAGAAAAATAATCATATTTCTATTTTTATATATAATTAACTTTGTAACATATTCGTCAATTCTTTCAGATAATGAATTGGCGTTATCTTTAACTAATACTGAAAATGTACCGCTTAACACAAAAGAATTCAAAACAATTAATGGTGATATTGATATAAAAATAAACAAGAGCCCAAAAAACAATAGTTACGAAGATAGGTCTGGTTTCACTATGCCTTCTACTCAAGATATTACTATAAACATAAATGATGGTTTATTTGTGAAAAAATTTTATGATATACCATCATATGGACAGTTTATAAAATTCAATTATTGTTTAGATAGTAATAATGTAATAATACTTTCAATTATTTTAAAAAATGGCGATTTTTCAAAAACGTTTGGTGCCTATTTAGATCATAAACCATTGTTATTAAAGATCAAAAAAGACAAATTAGAAAACTTAACGGAAAAACATCCTAATTTATTCAAAGATGACGATGGTAGAACATATACTAGTACTAGTGGCGTAGTTTATCCGTATATATCATCAAAATCAATTTTAAATAGATTAGTCTCTAAGGAGATTTGTGTATCAAATCTACCAATTGATGAAAAAATCATATCAAGTGATCAGACTATTTCTCCACCTATGGCAAGTAAATTAGCTGAGGAAGGAAAAAACTTACCGTTAAATAATTTATTAGAAATTATAGATGAGTATCCGGTTTCTATAAAAAATGTCGTAGACTATAATAATATCGGATATTTTTTATATAAAAATAAAAACTATAAATCTTCAAAATTTATTTTGGAGTATATTTTACAGATTTTTCCCAAAAGAACGGTTGCATATATTAATTTAGGTGATACCTATTGGAAGTTAGGTGAAATAAATGAAGCTAAACATATGTACAAATATTATATTTATTTTATGAAGAAAGAGGGGAAAGAAAGTAAAATTCCTACATATGTGCTTGAACGTAAAACAACCGAAGTTAAATAAAGGTACTAGTTTTAGGTTTTGTTGCGTAATTCGATGGAACTAAATCAGGAAGTTACGATCTGTTCGGCTACATCCGTTAATCATCGTAGCCTTATGCCGAAACCTCGTTACAAAACAACTAACTGGAAGCAGTAAAACAAAGCCTAAGCCCTAATCAATCGTGGTTCAATCCTTTTCGTCACAAGTGGCCCGAACAGGTTCATGAATGGAGTGGTGAGCGTTGTAATGGTTATGATTTTCCTACCTGTTGTATGAAATAACGTATAAAACGTAACCCCCCATATTCAAAGTGGATATGGGTTTGTAGTGGCATATTAAACTTAAGCCTCTAATTCAACTTCGAAGTGATAGACTTCT
This DNA window, taken from Vibrio nitrifigilis, encodes the following:
- a CDS encoding tetratricopeptide repeat protein yields the protein MDNFFIIIIFSLFINFSASANQIKNYTVDVDINNDGNVDKIEIFNNELYFYLNKNNTYKLIDHINDFSSDGGYSLTSVTSDTNLLKLSYSFSNSNAEKLDIYLSYDETLFLTKIIGTHSFPFDYDNRIESCTKFINKKLINKIALEEDLLDFSKSQCINEFEITDSLKDFIKRAKYESKDKLMLVSRYKKLMTLYPITKRNEYIYNNIGYFLYKKEMFKESIYILNEVISFDSNRVFALLNIADDYWFDQHKKDAYKYYLIYINLMKKLGKENKIPKYVDERLIYYKNN
- a CDS encoding tetratricopeptide repeat protein; this encodes MRKIIIFLFLYIINFVTYSSILSDNELALSLTNTENVPLNTKEFKTINGDIDIKINKSPKNNSYEDRSGFTMPSTQDITININDGLFVKKFYDIPSYGQFIKFNYCLDSNNVIILSIILKNGDFSKTFGAYLDHKPLLLKIKKDKLENLTEKHPNLFKDDDGRTYTSTSGVVYPYISSKSILNRLVSKEICVSNLPIDEKIISSDQTISPPMASKLAEEGKNLPLNNLLEIIDEYPVSIKNVVDYNNIGYFLYKNKNYKSSKFILEYILQIFPKRTVAYINLGDTYWKLGEINEAKHMYKYYIYFMKKEGKESKIPTYVLERKTTEVK